In a single window of the Streptomyces sp. NBC_00094 genome:
- a CDS encoding DUF6760 family protein: protein MTYAADRIEEETAYLAFHFHWGMDDILDLEHADRRRYVAQVASLVERSQA, encoded by the coding sequence GTGACGTACGCGGCCGACCGGATCGAGGAGGAGACCGCGTACCTCGCCTTCCATTTCCACTGGGGCATGGACGACATCCTCGACCTGGAGCACGCGGACCGGCGGCGGTACGTGGCACAGGTGGCCTCGCTGGTGGAGCGGTCGCAGGCGTAA
- a CDS encoding phage tail protein: protein MSLDTGDALTTHNFGLQIDGVMVETLQEISGLSMAQDVIEFQQVSADGKPIIKKLPGVKKAGECTVTRGATQSAAFTEWIASSIAGDMGSARKDASIIFLDYQLSEVKRYNLRNAWCTKVELSATKAGDAAALTEQVTITFEELTLG, encoded by the coding sequence ATGTCCCTCGACACCGGCGACGCCCTCACCACCCACAATTTCGGCCTGCAGATCGACGGCGTGATGGTCGAGACCCTGCAGGAGATCAGCGGCCTCTCGATGGCGCAGGACGTCATCGAGTTCCAGCAGGTCTCGGCGGACGGCAAGCCGATCATCAAGAAGCTTCCCGGCGTGAAGAAGGCCGGAGAGTGCACGGTGACCCGCGGTGCCACGCAGTCCGCCGCGTTCACCGAGTGGATCGCGTCCTCCATCGCCGGTGACATGGGGTCGGCCCGCAAGGACGCGTCCATCATCTTCCTCGACTACCAGCTCAGCGAGGTGAAGCGCTACAACCTGCGCAACGCCTGGTGCACCAAGGTGGAGTTGAGCGCGACCAAGGCCGGCGACGCCGCCGCCCTGACGGAGCAGGTCACCATCACCTTCGAAGAGCTGACCCTCGGCTAA
- a CDS encoding phage tail sheath subtilisin-like domain-containing protein encodes MPTYLSPGVYVEEVASGSRPIEGVGTSVAAFVGFSPVGPLNEPVLVTNWSQYVASFGDFTDGYYLAHSVYGFFNNGGSAAYVVRVGGGDAAGAAQAVGAAAPAVPQLVAGEAVALGAFRVAAIAAGSETGGALTVEVQDVEGDAERFKLVVKDGEKVVESFDASAKKSARNYVVAQVKQRSKTIVLEEATAGGQLARPDAQAVTLAPPAQVPVPVAAQAGGAAALESGQFIGDSADRTGFGGLEAYDEINMVAVPDLMAAYQQGLIDLEQVKAVQLGLIAHCELMGDRMAILDPPPALNARDIRTWRQETAGYDSRYAALYYPWIKSFDPATGQTRTVPPSGHMAGVWARNDSERGVHKAPANEIVRGAVDLELQITRGEQDLLNPIGVNCIRAFPGRGIRVWGARTLASDPAWRYLNVRRYFNYLEESVLVGTQWVVFEPNDQSLWARIRRNISAFLVNEWRQGALFGQRAEDAFYVKCDAETNPPESVDLGRVVCEIGIAPVKPAEFVVFRLAQFQGGGGDLEE; translated from the coding sequence GTGCCCACCTATCTGTCCCCCGGCGTCTACGTCGAGGAAGTCGCCAGCGGCTCCCGTCCCATCGAGGGCGTCGGGACCTCCGTCGCCGCGTTCGTCGGCTTCTCGCCCGTCGGGCCGCTCAACGAGCCGGTGCTCGTCACCAACTGGTCGCAGTACGTCGCGTCCTTCGGCGACTTCACGGACGGGTACTACCTCGCCCACTCCGTCTACGGGTTCTTCAACAACGGCGGCTCCGCGGCGTACGTCGTGCGCGTCGGCGGCGGGGACGCGGCGGGTGCCGCCCAGGCCGTCGGCGCGGCCGCTCCCGCCGTGCCGCAGCTCGTCGCCGGCGAGGCCGTCGCGCTCGGCGCCTTCCGCGTCGCCGCGATCGCCGCCGGTTCCGAGACCGGCGGGGCGCTCACCGTCGAGGTGCAGGACGTCGAGGGCGACGCGGAGCGCTTCAAGCTGGTCGTCAAGGACGGCGAGAAGGTCGTCGAGAGCTTCGACGCCTCCGCCAAGAAGAGCGCCCGCAACTACGTCGTCGCGCAGGTCAAGCAGCGCTCGAAGACCATCGTGCTGGAGGAGGCGACGGCGGGTGGGCAGCTCGCCAGGCCGGACGCGCAGGCCGTGACCCTCGCCCCGCCCGCGCAGGTACCGGTTCCCGTCGCCGCGCAGGCCGGCGGGGCCGCCGCGCTGGAGTCCGGTCAGTTCATCGGCGACTCCGCCGACCGCACCGGCTTCGGCGGTCTGGAGGCGTACGACGAGATCAACATGGTCGCGGTGCCCGACCTGATGGCCGCCTACCAGCAGGGGCTCATCGACCTGGAGCAGGTCAAGGCCGTCCAGCTCGGCCTCATCGCGCACTGCGAGCTGATGGGCGACCGGATGGCGATCCTCGACCCGCCGCCCGCCCTGAACGCCCGCGACATCCGCACCTGGCGCCAGGAGACGGCCGGTTACGACTCCCGGTACGCGGCGCTCTACTACCCGTGGATCAAGTCGTTCGACCCGGCCACCGGCCAGACGCGTACGGTGCCGCCGTCCGGCCACATGGCCGGTGTCTGGGCCCGCAACGACTCCGAGCGCGGTGTCCACAAGGCCCCCGCCAACGAGATCGTGCGCGGTGCGGTCGACCTGGAGCTCCAGATCACCCGCGGCGAGCAGGACCTGCTCAACCCGATCGGCGTGAACTGCATCCGTGCCTTCCCGGGGCGCGGCATCCGGGTGTGGGGCGCGCGGACGCTGGCCTCCGACCCGGCCTGGCGCTACCTGAACGTCCGCCGCTACTTCAACTACCTGGAGGAGTCCGTCCTCGTCGGTACGCAGTGGGTCGTCTTCGAGCCCAACGACCAGTCGCTGTGGGCCCGTATCCGCCGCAACATCTCGGCCTTCCTCGTCAACGAGTGGCGGCAGGGCGCCCTGTTCGGCCAGCGCGCCGAGGACGCCTTCTACGTGAAGTGCGACGCCGAGACCAACCCGCCGGAGTCGGTCGACCTCGGTCGCGTGGTCTGCGAGATCGGCATCGCCCCGGTGAAGCCGGCCGAGTTCGTGGTCTTCCGGCTCGCGCAGTTCCAGGGCGGTGGCGGCGACCTGGAGGAGTGA